GGGAAAGCTGCTATAGTGCCGGTGATGCTTTATGATGCCAAGCTTTCGCAAAAAATGGCCGACAGGCTTCTGGAGGAAGGTATCTATGTAATTGGGTTCTTCTATCCTGTAGTGCCAAAAGGAAAAGCGCGAATAAGGGTCCAGCTATCGGCTGCCCACACCCGTGAACATTTAGATAAAGCTATTGCCGCCTTTAAAAAGGTGGGCAAAGAGCTTGACGTGATCAGGTAAATTAAAATAAAAAGCTGTTTCTTTGCGGAAGCAGCTTTTTTACTGTCTTTATAGCCTCTTCATTCTTTGAAGATTATACCTCTCAAAAAGGCCTTTTTGGAGGCGTGATCTACCTGCTGATGCAACTTAAAATTTTGTTAAAATTTTGATGTTTTCTCAAAATTATTGTGTCCAAAATCTTTTCTGACTGCCCCGAATGCCAGTGTTATTAAGAAAACTTTATTATATTGGGCTTTGTTAATAGTGAATATCGGTCTACTTTTGTTTCTGCTAACTAATTAAAATTAAACTCTGCAATATGAAACATCTAAACAGATTATTATTGGCTTCATTATGCATCCTGAGCTTTAGCACCATGCAGGCACAGGATGACAATAATCCCTGGGCTATTGGAATAGGAATAAACGCAGTGGATTTTTACCCTACAGGTGAAGACGCACCTCTAGGTGGTTATTTTGACGAATTCTTCAACACCGGAGACCACTGGAACGTACTTGCGGGTATTTCCCGAATTTCTGTTGCCCGTAACATTGGCGCAGGATTCTATTTTGAAGCAGCTGGTTCGGTTAACCAGATTGGTAAATATGGAGATGAAGGATGGGATGACCTTATGTACTACGGTCTTGATGGTACTTTTAACTACAGCTTTCGCAATGATGCCAACGCAGGTTGGTTAGATCCTATCGTGGGAGTTGGTGGGGGTTACACCTGGATAGACGAAGAAGGTTTCGCCACTCTTGATGGTACTGTGGGTTTCAACTTCTGGTTCACAGATAACCTTGCCCTTTCAATCCAGACTATCTACAAGCATGGATTTGATGACGATATGAACTCACACTTCCAGCATGCAGCAGGGATCAAATTTGCCTTTGGAGGCCAGGATACTGACGGAGATGGTATCTACGACAAAGATGACGAGTGCCCTGAAGTAGCCGGATTGGAACAGTTTAACGGGTGTCCCGATTCTGACGGTGACGGAATTCAGGATAGCATGGACGAATGTCCAAACGAAGCAGGTCTTGCACAATTTAATGGTTGCCCAGATACCGATGGTGACGGGGTAGCCGATCCTCAGGATGAATGTCCTACTGTAGCAGGTCTTGCTGCCATGAACGGATGTCCAGATGCCGACGGGGATGGAGTTAAAGACAGTGAGGATGAATGTCCTAACGAAGCAGGTCCGGCAGAGAACAATGGTTGCCCATGGGAAGATATGGACAATGACGGTGTGCTTGACAAAGATGACGAATGTCCTGAAGTAGCAGGAACTGCTGCAAACAACGGATGTCCTGAACCAACTGTAGAAGTTATCGAAGAATTGAATGAATATTCAAGAACTATTCTTTTTGATCTTGATAAAGCTACAATCAGATCTGAATCTGAAGAAACCCTTCAGGCTATCGCAGATATCATGATGGAGTATCCTAACACAGTTTTCCATATTGGAGGACATACAGACAGCACCGGTAGTGAATCTTACAACGAGAAACTATCAAGAGAAAGAGCACAGTCTGTAGAGACTTTCCTTGAAAACGCTGGTATTCCTTCTAACAGATTGACTTCTGAAGGATATGGAGAATCTCAGCCAATCGCTTCTAACAGCACTGCTAAAGGAAGACAGGAAAACAGAAGGGTAGAGATATCTTTAGATAAAGAAAAAGAGATGAGAGATAATCAGGGAGGAATGTAACCTGGCTTTCATTAAATTTATTTAGAAAACGCCCCGGTTTGACCGGGGCGTTTTTTATTTTTAAGGCATGATATCATTTATTGAACAGGTTCTTCAGGAATTATTGTCCCGAAACACTAACATCTCTGAAACCACCTTTATCCTGCCCAGTAAACGGGCAGGTGCCAGCCTGGTAAACCGGCTTTCAAAGCTTAGCTCAAAGCCTATGTTTGCTCCCAGGGTATTGAGTATAGAAGACTTTTCCGAAGAAATAGCCGGCCTTAAATCTATTGATAATATTACGGCGCTTTTTGAGTTTTACTCGGCTTACCTGGCCTGTACCCCAAAAGAACAAAGTGAAGGCTTTGAGACATTCTCTGCCTGGGCGCAAACGCTGCTGTACGATTTCAATGAAATTGACCGCTACCTCATAGATTACAAATCTTTTTTTGGTTACCTGGGCGATATCCAGGAAATGAACCACTGGTACCTTCAGGAAGAGCGCACGCCGCTTATGGAGAACTACCTGCTCTTCTGGAATAAAATTCCGGAGTATTATGAAGCCCTGCAGCAGCAACTTGAAAAAAAGCAGCTGGCTTACCAGGGAATGGTCTACAGGCGGGCTTCTGAAAAAATTTCTGAATATGCCGGCAAGCTAACAGGGCCTTTTGTGTTCATAGGTTTTAATGCGCTAAATACTGCGGAACAAAATATTCTTCAGTTCCTGCTGGAAGCGGGTAAAGCTGAAGTTTTCTGGGATATAGATGAAGTCTTTCTCAAAGATGAACAGCACGACGTATCTCTTTTTCTTCGGAATTACCTTAAAACCTGGCCGTACTTCCGGGACAATAAACCTCAATTAGTTTCCCGTTCCTACAGCGAGGCCAAGAACATCAGGATGATTGGGGTTCCCAAAAATATTGGACAGGCAAAATACGTGGGGGAGCTGTTGTCAAAATTGTCTCCCGAAGCACTAAAGGAGACCGCGGTGGTGCTTGGGGATGAAAGCTTGTTGCTGCCGGTGTTAAATTCCCTGCCGCCCAATGTAGACGAGGTGAACATCACCATGGGTTTTGCCCTGCAAAATGCCCCCATTGCGTTCCTGTTCGAGCACCTGTTGAAGGTACACAGCCTACAGGGCGACGGCACCCACTATTACAAAGATCTTATGCTGGTGCTAAGCCATCCGCTGGTACAGCAGGTAACAGGTGGTTTTTCCCGGCGTTTGCTCGAAACTATCCGCAAAGAGAACCTGGTGTACATTAAGGAAGCAGATTTGTTCAAAGCTGTTCCTGACGAATTTAAACCGCTGTTTAAGGCTTGTTTCGGAGACTGGAAGAATGACCCCCAAATCGCATTGCAAAACCTTCAGGAGCTTATTATGCTCTTTAAAAACAGGCTGGATCATGACCGCGATAAGATTACCCTTGAATTCCTCTACCAGTTGCATTTGTTGCTCAACCAGATAAACAATCTGGTTTCAGAATATCCCTACATAAATTCTGTGAAGATCCTGTTTTCTGTTTATAAGGATTTCCTGTCTTCAAAGACAGTAGATTTCCGCGGAAAACCTTTTTCAGGATTACAGCTTATGGGAATGCTGGAGTCGCGGGTGCTGGATTTCAAAAATGTCATTCTCACCTCGGTCAATGAGGGCGTGCTTCCGGCTGGGAAAAGCAGTAATTCCTTCATTCCTTTTGACCTTAAATGCGCTTACAAACTGCCTACTTACAAAGAAAAAGATGCGGTGTATACCTACCACTTCTACCATTTGTTACAGCGTGCCAGCCAGGTTCATTTGCTGTACAATACTGAAAGCGACGGACTCAATGCGGGTGAAAAAAGCCGTTTTTTACTGCAGCTTGAAATGGAAGCCCAAAAGAACCATCACATCGAGAACTTCAGCATTAGCCCTGTAGTTCCACCTGTGGCCTCACAGCTTAAGACAATACATAAATCTGCCGGGGTCATTGAAAAACTTAAAGCAAGGGCGGCAGAAGGCTTTTCGCCCTCGGCGCTCACCACTTATATCAGGAATCCGCTTGACTTTTACAGGCAGTACGTACTGGAGATCAGGGAGCGGGAAGAGGTGGAAGAGACTGTTGCCTATAACACGCTGGGAACCGTGGTCCACGATACTTTAGAGACTTTTTACAGGGAGCTGCTGGGCGAGGATGTAAGTGTTGAAAAACTGGAAAATGCCCTGGAAAAAAGCAACGCCGAAATTGAAAAGCAGTTTAGGGAACACTACACCAAAGCCCCGCTCAACAGCGGACAAAACCTGCTTATTTTTGAAGTCGCCCGCCGCTATGTGCGCAACTTTTTAAGGTCTGAAATAGATCTTTTAAAACAGGGGAATTCCCTAAAGATCCTGAAGATAGAAGAGAAACTGAAGGTGCAGATCCCTATTGAAGAGCTCGATTTTCCCGTATTTTTAAAAGGAACTGTAGATCGTGTTGATGAATTCAACGGCAGGATGCGCATCATAGATTACAAGACCGGAAAGGTTGAGCAGAATAAGGTGGAGGTTGTAGACTGGGACGAGATTAGTTTAGATTACGACAAGTACAGCAAACCGTTCCAGATCCTCACTTATGCGCTCATGATGCATGTAGATTCGGCACTGCCACAAGACCTGGAGGCCGGGATCATTTCCTTCAAAAACCTGAAAGTCGGGTTCCTGCAGTTCTGCAAAAAGGACAAAAAAGGATATGGCGCCAAAAAAGACACTAACATAACTTCGGAGACTCTGGATGAATTTAAAATTCAGCTTAAAAACCTTATTTTAGAGATTTGTGATCCCGAAGTTCCCTTCGTGGAAAAAGAAATAAAACAAAATTCATGGTAGTAAAAGAGCAGAAGAATATAAGCCTTCCGGGCCTTCACGGGCGGCCAATCCCAACCGATGTATTTTCTTCGGAAGAAGAAGGGCGCAAACCGGTAGTCTTGTTCTGTCACGGTTATAAAGGCTTCAAAGACTGGGGCGCCTGGAATTTGATGGCAGCCGAATTCGCCCGAAACGGGTTCCTCTTTGTGAAATTCAACTTTGCCTTCAACGGCGGCACCCTTGAAAACCCTATAGATTTTCCCGATCTTGATGCGTTTGGGGAGAATACTTATACCAAAGAACTCGATGATCTAAAAGTCTTAATTGACTGGATAAGCAGCGAAAATTTCCCGTTTGCCAACCAGGCCGACCTTTCCCGTCTCACTTTAATGGGGCACTCCCGGGGCGGAGGTATTGCGGTGGTTAAAGCTGCGGAAGATACCCGTATCCAAAAGCTCATTTCACTTGCGGCAGTAAGTGATTTTGAAGACAGGTTCCCCAAAGGCGAAGAACTGGAGGCCTGGAGGCAAAAAGGAATCTCTTATATAGAAAATTCCCGCACCAAGCAGAAAATGCCGCACCTGTTCGATTTTTATGAAGACTTCAAGCAAAATGAAGAGCGGCTGAATATTGCCAGATCGGCTCAAAAATTAGATATTCCTTTTCTAATTGTTCACGGCACCAATGATCCTACGGTGGCTGTAGATAATGCGCATCAACTGCATGAATGGGCTTCAAAATCAGATTTGTTTCTGCTTGAAGGCAGCGATCATGTCTTTGAAGCTTCGCATCCGTGGGAGCGGGAAGATTTGCCGCCAGCCATGAAGAAGATCATAGAAAAAGCAACCGGGTTCATTAAAAAATAAGCTTCCAAAAATGGCATTTTTGGGAAGTATTTCGACAGCTTTTTAGTGATCGTTTTTGAGATTTAACAGCAGACCTCCCAGGTTTCAAAAATCTGGAAGGCCTTTATACGTAAGCAGTTAAAAATACCCGGAAACAAAAAAACCACCGCAAAACGGTGGTTTTTTGTGGAGAATATCGGAGTCGAACCGATGACCTTTTGGCTGCCAGCCAAACGCTCTAGCCAGCTGAGCTAATCCCCCATTGATGAGGGCAAATTTATAAAATATATTCCAATGTTTAAAGCCTTTATTTCTTTCTATAAAATTATTTTTGTCAAAAAGCCTTTTTTAGATGATCAAACCCGCCAAAATAGAAGATCTCCCAAAGATAAAGAACCTTACTGAAGCCTGTGCCCTGGCCATGCAGAAAAGAGGGATCCTGCAATGGAATGAATTCTACCCTTCTTTAGAAAGGCTCAAAAATGACATTTTACAGGGGGAAATGTACCTGCTTGAAGAGGAAGGAAATATTGAGGGGATCATTGTTTTAACGCCGGCCATAGATGAAGAATACATTCCTGTAGAATGGCTTACGCCAAACGGGAACAACCTTTACGTGCACCGCCTGGCAACGAAGCCCGAAAAGTGGGGCAGCGGGCATGGGCGTAGGCTTATGGATTTTGCTGAAGATTTTGCCAAAAAACAGCATTGCGTTTCAGTAAGGCTGGATACCTTCAGTGAAAATAAACGCAACCAAAAATTCTATGAAGCCCGGGGCTACAAAAGGCTGGGGAACATTTATTTTCCGAAGCAAAGCGAATCCCCTTTCTACTGCTATGAAAAGATACTGGGCTCATGGCGGTAGTGAACTTTAAAAATATCAATAGGCTGGCTATTCCGGCAATCATCGCGGGAATAGCTGAACCGCTCATCTCCCTGACCGATATTGCCATTATTGGGAATGTGGACAAAGACCCGGTTGAGGCTCTCGCGGCAGCAGGAATTGTAGGTTCATTTCTTTCGGCCATCATCTGGATCGTGGCGCAGACCAAAACTGCTATTTCGGCTTTGGTGTCACAGCATTTTGGCGCCCGCCGCATTCACGCGGTAAAAACCCTGGTACCGCAGGCTATCTTCTTCAATTTTTTGCTCAGCCTGTTGATCTATGCCGTGACGGCATATTTTGCCGCGGCCATCTTTAGTGCCTATAATGCCGAAGGAAAGGTGCTCAACTACGCTGCCGATTACTATCAGATCCGCGCTATGGGCTACCCGCTTACCCTGGTGACTTTCGCCCTTTTCGGGGTTTTTAGGGGGCTTCAAAATACCTTATGGGCCATGAAGTGCAGCCTCACGGGGGCGCTTGTAAATGTGGGGCTTGATTTTGCGCTCGTCTACGGAATTAAAGGCTGGATTCCTGCCATGCACCTCACAGGCGCCGCTTATGCCAGTGTGATCGCGCAATTGATCATGCTAGTCATGGCACTGTATTTTTTCTTTAAAAAAACGCCATTCCACCAGGGCCTAAGCCGCACCATAAATCCGCAGATGAAAGCCCTGCTTTTAATGAGCGGAAACCTTTTTGTGCGTACCGCCGCCCTGAATTTCGCCATTTACCTGGCAAACGCCTATGCGACAGATTACGGCAAGAATTATATTGCTGCGCAGAGTATCCTCATGAACATCTGGCTCTTTTTCAGCTTCTTTATTGATGGCTATGCAAATGCCGGAAATGCCATGGGCGGCCGGCTCCTGGGGGCAAGGGATTACAATGGCTTATGGCAGTTGAGCAAAAAGATCAGCAAATATTCTGTGATCATCGCTGTTTTTTTAATCGGGATTTGTGCGCTGTTCTATGAAGAAATAGGCTTGATCTTCAGTAAAGAAGCGCCGGTGCTGCTGCTGTTCACTTCGGTTTTCTGGATGGTGCTGTTCATGCAACCCATTAATGCCATCGCTTTTATGTTCGACGGGATCTTTAAAGGGCTGGGGGAAGCAAAATATCTTCGGAATGTGTTGCTGGCGGCCACCTTTCTCGGGTTCACCCCGGCATTGCTCCTCGGCGATTACTTCGGATTAAAACTCCACGCCATCTGGATCGCCTTCTTTGTATGGATGCTCATTAGAAGCAGTGCACTGGTGATAAAATTCCGCAGGAAATATCTGTACAAAGAAACCTAGAAGTACATGACTGAAAATAAAAAATGTAACTTTACGGGAAAGACTAAAAAAATGACCACGAACAGGGAGAATGGAAGTTTGTACACCAAGATTGTAAACGGGGTTGCTGCTCTTGAATTTGGGCACCCGGCAAGTAACTCTTTTCCCGGAGTGTTGTTAGAACGGCTTGAAAAGGAACTGCATAAACTGTCAGATGACGATGAGGTAAAGATCATTATTTTAAGAGCTGAAGGAGACAGGGCATTTTGTGCCGGGGCATCATTTGATGAGCTCTTGGCGGTAGAGAATATGCAGCAGGGGAAAGTGTTTTTTTCGGGATTTGCCAATGTGATCAATGCCATGCGCAGCTGTAAAAAGCTGATTATTGGCCGCATTCACGGAAAAACCGTGGGCGGCGGGGTAGGCCTGGCAGCAGCCTGCGATTATTGTTTTGCGACCGAACAGGCCGCTATAAAATTATCTGAACTAAGTATAGGAATAGGGCCTTTTGTCATTGCCCCGGCAATTGAGCGAAAAATGGGCGTAGCCGCCCTTGCCGAACTTAGCCTTGCGGCACACGAGTGGAAAAATGCTTATTGGGCAAAGGAGAAAGGCCTTTATGCCCGGGTTTTTGAAAACACAGCTGATATGGATAAGGAACTGGGTTTCTTTTCGGAGAAACTGGCTTCTTATAATCCTGATGCCCTTCTGGAAATGAAACAGGTGCTGTGGGAAGGGACCAAAAACTGGGATTCATTGCTTCAGGAACGTGCGGCAATTTCGGGAGAATTGGTCCTTTCGGAATTTACCAGGAATGCTTTATCAAAATTCAGGAAATAATATGGAGGTATTGCGAATTGTACTCTTTCAGGAGATAGAGAAGACCAAAGCTTTCCAGGTAGGCTATGAAATAGGTTATTTTGTAGGTTCTAATTTTTGGGAAGTAGTGACCGCAGCCGTGGTGATCTTGGCAGTAATTCTTTACCTTGCTTTCTTCAGAAAGAAAAAAAGCATCGGCTAAAAATGTCATTTTTGACACCTAAAACACGAGCAGTATGAGTTTTCAACAAGAGCATTTACCCAAAGATCAACCCGCCAGTGAAAGGGAGGGTTACGGATTTTCTTTAGAGCATTTCCTCGAAGACCAATGGATGTACCTGGTGGGCATCCTTATCGTATTGGGCATATTTTTCTACGCGAGGTACGCCTGGCGCAAAAGAAATGAACGCTAATGCAGGAAGATCTCCCCGTAAATGAAGAAACCTTTGACCTGCTCAGGTTTTTGAGCGGTTACGGCTGGTGGCTTATCATTGCCCTGCTGCTTGTGGCAGTGGTTTTATATAAAAAATTCAGGAAGTAGTTTTAGCGGGTCTTCAGCCAGCCCGTAATGCTGAGGCGTTCGGTTTTTACCGGTTTTACTTCGTGCTCCAGGATCTGGCTTTCAAAAATGACCATTCTGCCGGGAAAGGGATAAATGCTTTTGGAAATCTCCATTCCGTCCTCTTCGGTATAGATCACCAGTTCGCCGCCATATTCCGGTTGCCAGTCCTGCTCATTGAGGTAGCACACCATAGAGAGCTTGCGCCTGTCGTCATTCTGAAAAGTATCCAGGTGCCTTTTGTAGAAGGTGCCTTCGGGATATAAGGCGTAGTGGAATTCTTTGTGAAGAATACCCATATAACAGGTGCGGTTAAGGTAATCTACA
This Salinimicrobium tongyeongense DNA region includes the following protein-coding sequences:
- a CDS encoding OmpA family protein → MKHLNRLLLASLCILSFSTMQAQDDNNPWAIGIGINAVDFYPTGEDAPLGGYFDEFFNTGDHWNVLAGISRISVARNIGAGFYFEAAGSVNQIGKYGDEGWDDLMYYGLDGTFNYSFRNDANAGWLDPIVGVGGGYTWIDEEGFATLDGTVGFNFWFTDNLALSIQTIYKHGFDDDMNSHFQHAAGIKFAFGGQDTDGDGIYDKDDECPEVAGLEQFNGCPDSDGDGIQDSMDECPNEAGLAQFNGCPDTDGDGVADPQDECPTVAGLAAMNGCPDADGDGVKDSEDECPNEAGPAENNGCPWEDMDNDGVLDKDDECPEVAGTAANNGCPEPTVEVIEELNEYSRTILFDLDKATIRSESEETLQAIADIMMEYPNTVFHIGGHTDSTGSESYNEKLSRERAQSVETFLENAGIPSNRLTSEGYGESQPIASNSTAKGRQENRRVEISLDKEKEMRDNQGGM
- a CDS encoding PD-(D/E)XK nuclease family protein codes for the protein MISFIEQVLQELLSRNTNISETTFILPSKRAGASLVNRLSKLSSKPMFAPRVLSIEDFSEEIAGLKSIDNITALFEFYSAYLACTPKEQSEGFETFSAWAQTLLYDFNEIDRYLIDYKSFFGYLGDIQEMNHWYLQEERTPLMENYLLFWNKIPEYYEALQQQLEKKQLAYQGMVYRRASEKISEYAGKLTGPFVFIGFNALNTAEQNILQFLLEAGKAEVFWDIDEVFLKDEQHDVSLFLRNYLKTWPYFRDNKPQLVSRSYSEAKNIRMIGVPKNIGQAKYVGELLSKLSPEALKETAVVLGDESLLLPVLNSLPPNVDEVNITMGFALQNAPIAFLFEHLLKVHSLQGDGTHYYKDLMLVLSHPLVQQVTGGFSRRLLETIRKENLVYIKEADLFKAVPDEFKPLFKACFGDWKNDPQIALQNLQELIMLFKNRLDHDRDKITLEFLYQLHLLLNQINNLVSEYPYINSVKILFSVYKDFLSSKTVDFRGKPFSGLQLMGMLESRVLDFKNVILTSVNEGVLPAGKSSNSFIPFDLKCAYKLPTYKEKDAVYTYHFYHLLQRASQVHLLYNTESDGLNAGEKSRFLLQLEMEAQKNHHIENFSISPVVPPVASQLKTIHKSAGVIEKLKARAAEGFSPSALTTYIRNPLDFYRQYVLEIREREEVEETVAYNTLGTVVHDTLETFYRELLGEDVSVEKLENALEKSNAEIEKQFREHYTKAPLNSGQNLLIFEVARRYVRNFLRSEIDLLKQGNSLKILKIEEKLKVQIPIEELDFPVFLKGTVDRVDEFNGRMRIIDYKTGKVEQNKVEVVDWDEISLDYDKYSKPFQILTYALMMHVDSALPQDLEAGIISFKNLKVGFLQFCKKDKKGYGAKKDTNITSETLDEFKIQLKNLILEICDPEVPFVEKEIKQNSW
- a CDS encoding alpha/beta hydrolase family protein, translated to MVVKEQKNISLPGLHGRPIPTDVFSSEEEGRKPVVLFCHGYKGFKDWGAWNLMAAEFARNGFLFVKFNFAFNGGTLENPIDFPDLDAFGENTYTKELDDLKVLIDWISSENFPFANQADLSRLTLMGHSRGGGIAVVKAAEDTRIQKLISLAAVSDFEDRFPKGEELEAWRQKGISYIENSRTKQKMPHLFDFYEDFKQNEERLNIARSAQKLDIPFLIVHGTNDPTVAVDNAHQLHEWASKSDLFLLEGSDHVFEASHPWEREDLPPAMKKIIEKATGFIKK
- a CDS encoding GNAT family N-acetyltransferase; protein product: MIKPAKIEDLPKIKNLTEACALAMQKRGILQWNEFYPSLERLKNDILQGEMYLLEEEGNIEGIIVLTPAIDEEYIPVEWLTPNGNNLYVHRLATKPEKWGSGHGRRLMDFAEDFAKKQHCVSVRLDTFSENKRNQKFYEARGYKRLGNIYFPKQSESPFYCYEKILGSWR
- a CDS encoding MATE family efflux transporter; the encoded protein is MAVVNFKNINRLAIPAIIAGIAEPLISLTDIAIIGNVDKDPVEALAAAGIVGSFLSAIIWIVAQTKTAISALVSQHFGARRIHAVKTLVPQAIFFNFLLSLLIYAVTAYFAAAIFSAYNAEGKVLNYAADYYQIRAMGYPLTLVTFALFGVFRGLQNTLWAMKCSLTGALVNVGLDFALVYGIKGWIPAMHLTGAAYASVIAQLIMLVMALYFFFKKTPFHQGLSRTINPQMKALLLMSGNLFVRTAALNFAIYLANAYATDYGKNYIAAQSILMNIWLFFSFFIDGYANAGNAMGGRLLGARDYNGLWQLSKKISKYSVIIAVFLIGICALFYEEIGLIFSKEAPVLLLFTSVFWMVLFMQPINAIAFMFDGIFKGLGEAKYLRNVLLAATFLGFTPALLLGDYFGLKLHAIWIAFFVWMLIRSSALVIKFRRKYLYKET
- a CDS encoding enoyl-CoA hydratase/isomerase family protein, with the protein product MTTNRENGSLYTKIVNGVAALEFGHPASNSFPGVLLERLEKELHKLSDDDEVKIIILRAEGDRAFCAGASFDELLAVENMQQGKVFFSGFANVINAMRSCKKLIIGRIHGKTVGGGVGLAAACDYCFATEQAAIKLSELSIGIGPFVIAPAIERKMGVAALAELSLAAHEWKNAYWAKEKGLYARVFENTADMDKELGFFSEKLASYNPDALLEMKQVLWEGTKNWDSLLQERAAISGELVLSEFTRNALSKFRK
- a CDS encoding 2OG-Fe(II) oxygenase, with translation MTLEIIENPVYEKIISDLSEQHYSIVEDFFSPEEVLELRDSLLHKYEEDNFKKAAIGNRTNEIIAKSIRGDFILWLNEAEAAQAEKAFFRKIKDFVDYLNRTCYMGILHKEFHYALYPEGTFYKRHLDTFQNDDRRKLSMVCYLNEQDWQPEYGGELVIYTEEDGMEISKSIYPFPGRMVIFESQILEHEVKPVKTERLSITGWLKTR